The nucleotide sequence TCGCAGACAGGCATTGTCTGCACCTGCGTATTGGGGATACAGTTCAACCAGTTTTTTTAAAGTGGTTTCCAGTTCCGCGGTTCGATTTTCCTCTTCCAGAATCCGGGCGTAAGCCATCAGTCCCTGAAAATGATGGGGATGTTTACGGATCCAGTCGTCAAACCGCTTGGTATCATCGCTGGTCAGTGCAGTCAGATCCTGTTCTGACCAGTCAACCGAAGGGGCAAAATTCTCGGCTTCTGTTTTCATGTATGTAGCGAAATCCAGTTCCAGTTCGCCCAGTGTTTTTGTTCGACGTTCAATGGCGACATTAACCGGGATCCCGATTCGCAGATCATTCAGGATCAATTTTATCGCTTCAAAACCGAATTCATTGATCAGGTACTCCACGACCATGGATGACTGGTAGTAGGCGAACTGGATGTGCAGACTGCTTTTGGGATTCAGGAAGGCACTACTCAACTCACTGATCGGTGTCGTTTCCCCTTTGAGAATCATGTCCCGGTACTGGGGAATCATCGTTTCACCCCAGTGTGGGTTTTTCTGACGTTCTTCATAGACAGATAAACCTTCACTGATCCAGCGGGGCATTTTGTTTTTTGTGAGTTCCAGGGTGACCACATGGCAGAATTCATGCCACAACACGGACTGCCAGTTGGTGGGATGTTCCGCCTGAGAAGCCGGGCTGTTAGCGGTGATGACTTTTCCGAAACAGACGCCCAGGTATCCGGAGACGGCAGGCATCCCGAATGTACGGACAGCAAAGTCATCCGGATTGGGAAAAATTTCCACCGTGATTTTCTGATTGAGTTCCAGTTCATATTTTTTGCATAGAACCTGTTTCGCTTCGTGCAGAAGATTGAGGACTTCCTGGCCGTAAACTTCCGCTTCGCGGGTTTCCATGCGTACGATGAAGGTGTCATCTTCCAGTGTTTTGAAACTGGCCAGCTGATCTTTGAGTTCCAGCAGATTGAATATGGTTGTATCGTACCCGTCCTGCTGGTGAGCCTGCATGGCGTGTTCCCAGCCACTTACTTCACGACCCAGACGCAATTCATCTTGAGCCAGTTGAATGCGGGCTGGAATGAAATTTGAATCTTTCTGCAGTGCCTGTCGCTGGTAAGCAGCGCCTTCGGCAAAACGATAGTGTTCAGACAGAGCTTTACCAATCTGGTAGTCTACCTGTGGATTCTGGTCATGGTGACTGAGTGCCTGCCAGTAAAAGGCTGTTTCATCATGTGGCCGATGCTCAAAGTGGGCGATGACAGCGAGGCAGGACCATGCTTCGGCCTGGTGAGGATTAATATCAAGTACCACCTCCAGGCGTTGTTGTGCCTCTGAGTACTGTTCGGAATGAAGGCAGCGATAGATCTGTTCCAGGTGCACCGGGATGTAGTGAGGGTTAATACTCAATACCTGTGACATCAGCTTTTCAGAACGCTCTGGATTGCCGGTTTGCAGAGCTTTAGCCAACCCAAACAGCAGATCAGTATCCTCGGGGATTATTTTAATCGCTGCTTCAAAGATTTCCTGTGCCAGAATGAAGTCACGTTTGGATAAAGCCAGATTTCCGCTGGCAAGGTAAGCGTCTTTCTGCTTGGGGTATTCCCTGATGGCGCGGTCATAAAATGACTCCAGTACCAGCGCAGGATCTGCTTTTTTCAGGAGGGAAGCCTGTCCTAAGGCAATCAGACTGCTGGCATCGGTATAACGCCAGGCAGAGCGGCTGGCCAGTTCGTGAATGCTGTTGAGGAATTCTTCGGCTGCTTGATGCTCATTATTGAGCTGATAAATTTCATACGCTTTGAGGCGAAGCGGCAGGCTCCAGGAGTAGCGTTTGAGTCCCGCGTCGATTGTCTGTTGCGCTTCTGCATATTGACCGACGGCCAGTTCCGCTTTTGCTTTCAACAATGGCCATTCGGAACCATACGTTTTTTTCAGTATTGCCGCTTCCGTTTTTTTAATACAGGTCTGATATTGACCGGAATTCAGGAGCTGCTCACATACTTCCTGCTCATTGGCGTAAAGGGAAGTCTGGCTGAAAAGAGGGAGAATCAGGAAGGCGAAGAGGGAGAGAGTGCGATTCACAAGCTTTTTGTGAAAGAGCCGTTTAAGACAGGCGGCTGAAAGTTCAAGTTCGAACTCGAATCGATGCACTCTTTGCATATGCGCCCTTCCCTGGGAAAGTCCAATGCACGAAACGAATTTCGTGATCATTGAGATACCATACTTCAGAGTCGGATCCAAAACGGCTTCATATCCGAAACACCGAAGGAAGTTACTTCTGACTCGAGCAGCGCTGGAAGTAGATCATAAGTTGGAGAGCCAACGGAGAACCATATCTGAAAATTGCAAATTGTGCAATAAGAATTTTACCGGGGAGGGATATTTGACAATTTTTCCCAGAGCGTCAGAGTGTTTAGCGCATAAAAAAACAGGCAGTCCACTCTACTGTTTCGAAGTAAAGTGGCTGCCTGTTTAGCAGAGTTCAGTTCTGTTGAATAATCACAGAAACTGTGTTTGGCAAATCAAACTGACTTTAGAATTCGCCCAGAACCTGACCATCATTGATGATGGCAAGTTTCTGGTAGGTACCCATGGCAGCAGCACCTGCTGTGGAATTGTAGTCAGCTGAATTGATGTTCTCGCTGATGAATCGGACGGTACCATCACCCAGCAGGAAGTGACATCCACCTACGTGCTGGCTGCTGAAACCACGATGGGGAGCAGAACCGCTAGTTTTCTGATTGATGTTTGTCGCTTGGGAAACAACACCAGTTGTATCCTGTTCCAGGCCACCGACGGTGCTGGTGATACCAGTAGTGCCTGCTGCGTTGTAACGTCCGCCCGCCCAGATGGCAGCAGATGGCTGTGTAATTGTGCTGCCAGTCTGCTGGAAGGCACGTTCGCCGACCAGAATGGTGTTGGATGTTCCGTCTGTGAAATCACGGAAACGAACACTGCTTCGGGGGTAGAAGGAACCTTTGTACTGATAGGTATTGACGGGGGTACCAGTCAGGTCAGAAATGTGTCCTGAGACAGCGGGGTAGCTCAGAGCACCATAACCGCTTGTGCCATCGGTACGCAGGTTGTTAACCACAGGTACGATTGATGAAGGGCAGCGATATACGGGAATCGCAGTCTGCAGAGCATTCGCGGTAGACCCATAGGTGGCGTTTGCCAGTGGCATCAGTAATCCACCATTGGGGTTGATTGTGTTGTAGAGCGGTGCTTGATCAACGAAAGGCAGCAGGAATGTCGACCAGGCCCAGTTGTAGTCAGTTGAAGAACTGGCAGCGTTTACATTACCAAGTGGGAAAACTCTGTGGGTATCAGCGTAGTTGTGAATGGCGATACCAATTTGCTTGAGGCTGTTTTTGCAGGTAGAGCGTCGAGCAGCTTCACGTGCCTGTTGAACAGCGGGAAGGAGTAACGCAATCAGGATCGCAATGATTGCAATTACCACAAGTAGTTCGATCAGTGTGAACCCACGCTTGGGGGTTCCGAAACATCTCTTCATCTTAACTCCAGTTAAATTCGGGTGGGTTAGAGGGTGCCTGCGAGAAACGGCTGGTTTCTTCTATTTGAAGGTGGGTAGCTTCGAGCGCGTTAAACGCATTTGAAACATATACCTGTCAGGTAGAGGAAACAAGCAATCATTGAATATTGTTCAAAAAAAAACAAAATTTTTTTTGAACGGTGTGATTGTGTCTCGTGTCCGGGCTCTAACCCCCCTTTTTACAAGGAGTTATTTTGGGAAAATATGTCAAGAAAAAAATGATTTACACGAACGTGGTGTTCTGTACATTGGAAAAAATACCATGTTCTGCAAATACTGGCACGATGTTTGATCAGCGTCGCAGCCGCTCAAAACGGGCCAGGGCCATCAACGGAAAGTAGGTCCGGTAGAGGTGGTATTTGAGATAGAATACCTTGGGGAACCCGGTTCCGGTGAAGGGTTCTTCGTCCCAGTTGCCGTCTGCTTTCTGTGTTTCGAGCAGGTAATGCACTCCCCGCCGCACGGCGGCAGAGTCGATTTCATCGGCCGCCATCAATCCCATTAAAGCCCAGGCGGTTTGAGAGGGGGTTGCAGCGCCCTGCCCGCGTAGCGAAGGATCGGCGTAGCTGTCCGCGGTTTCTCCCCAGCCCCCAGATGGCTGTTGATGAGATTTCAACCAGCCGACCGCTCGAACAATTCGTGGATCATCAGCGGGGACTCCGATATTTGTCAGTCCCACAATCGACTGCCAGGTTCCATAGAGATAATTCACACCCCAGCGACCATACCAGCAGTGATCATCTTCCTGCTGACTCCAGACATATTCGAGCGCTTTTTGGCAGGCGGGATGACTGAGAGGCAGATGTACGTCGGCAAATGCCTCCAGAACGCGTGCTGTCAAATCGGCGGTACTGGGATCGACCATCGCATTGTGATCGGCAAACGGAACCTGGGTAAACAGTTCCCGGTCATTATCTCGATCAAAGGCACCCCAGCCTCCATCCTTATTCTGCATTCCCAGCATCCAGTGCATGCCACGCTGAATGGCGCCAATCATGGGTTCCAGCAGGTCCAGATCCGCGTAGGCCTGCTCGCGCGACTCGCTGCGACCGACAACGATTGCTTCCGTGTTGAGATCTTCGTCATAGGGGTTCCATTCCGGTGTGACGAGGAAATCGGTCAGCCACCGGTCCTGTTTTAGAGTTTTAGGCATACACCGTCTGAGCGCCATGATGACCATCGCGGTGTCATCCACATCGGGATAGAACTCATTATTGAATTCAAAGTACCAGCCACCCGGTGCTTGCGATTTGCTGGAATTTACCCAGTCTCCCGGTTCACGAGCTTCCTGAGAGAGGAGCCATTTCACGGATTTTCGGATGGCGAGATGCCGGTTGGAGACCCCCGCCTCCCGCAGGGCAATCGTGCTGAGGGCGGTATCCCAGACAGGCGATTTGCAAGGTTGTAAGCGAATTCGGTCGCCCTCTTTGATTTGCAGTTTTTTCAGTTCGCTTAAAGCACGCTGAATCCCGGGGCTGTTTTCCTCCTGTCCCAGGCATTTTAAGGCAATGACTGTCCAGATGATTGGCGGAAAAATGGCTCCCAGTCCATCACTTTTTTCAAAGCGATCGGTCATCCACTGATAAGCTCTGTTGACGGCCCGCTTGCGAAATGGTTTCAGTCCCAGATTTTCAATGAGTTTGATACCCTGATCGACTACCTGGAAAAAACCATGCCAGTTGAACCACGGTTTTTTCGAGAGAGAATCCAATGCTTCGGACTTGGGCATCGTCCTGGGGTAGTCTTCCGGTCGTCCGGTAAACAGCTCGGTGATCCCCTGCTCTTCCGGCAGAGTGATTGAGGGGCGATATTCCCAGAGGATACTCAAGGGAACGAGAATCGTACGGGACCAGGCTGACATTTCAAAAATATTGAAAGGCATCCAGCGCGGAATCAACATCAGCTCCGGTGGGACAGCCGGGCACTTGGAATAGGGAATGACTCCCAGTAAGGCCAGGTAGAAACGCGTGAAACTGTTGACGGCTTCCACTCCGCCGGCAGCCAGAATCGCTTTGCGGGCGCGTTGCATGTATTCCTCTGCTGGCGAGTGACCTGTCAGTTTGAGCGCGAAGTAGGCTTTGACCGAGGCGGAGATTTCGATGGGCCCTTCCGGGTACATATTCCAGCCCCCCGCAGGCATCTGTATATCCATCAGGTAGTTGGCAGCCTGAACTGCTTCCTCAGAGTTCTGTTTTCCCAGAAAGGTCAGCAGCAGAATGTATTCAGACTCCAGGATCGAATCTCCTTCGAGTTCTCCGACCCAGTAGCCCTCTTCATGCTGCAGGGACAACAGGTAATCGCGCGAGCGGCTAATCCCTTTGAGCAACTGCTCTGGATGATCGAAGGGGGCAGCTTCCGTGCTGGGGAAAATCTTGAAGGTGGGGGCTGTTCCGTGACCAGGTTCGGGGTTGCCGGACAGATCACTGGCTCTCAGTCTGCCTGAATTCATTTCAGGTACTCCCTGACGTTGTTGATATGGATTCCATTCCCGGGAAATTGCTCTGACGCTGATCGCGCGCATTCAATTTCGAGGTTGAGATCATAAGCGGAGACCGCTTTTTGTACAACCTCAATCAAGGTAAGGGGTTTGAGACTGCATCCAGTTTTACTCTAGCGTCTCCAAGGCCATTTGGATCGGGTATAATAGATCGGGAGACGCTATTGTTAAATGTGATGCGCTCTGGAATCCGGGCTCAAACGCTGTCGAGAGGTCTGACTGTTTCAGCAGGATTCCGCCTGGGCAGCCAGTTCTGAGGGCTCATCTTTAGTCGCATCCATTTCGTGCCCTGAAATGATCACCTCAAATCCCAGATCGGCGATCATTTCATAGTCTGCTTCAGCTGCCTGTCCTTTGGTTGTCAGGTAATCACTGACAAACATGGAGTTGGCTGCATAGAGCCCCATGGCCTGCATCGAACGCAGATTGACTTCGCGGCCTCCGGCAATACGAATTTCTGTGGCAGGATGCGCCATCCGGAACAGACAGAGTGCTTTCAGACAATACCGGGGGTCGAGTTCATCGACGGCTTCGAGTGAGGTACCATCAATGGAATTCAGGAAGTTGACCGGGATAGAGCGGGTTTCCAGTTCGCGGAGTTCGAAAGTGGCGTCGACAATGTCTTCCGGGACTTCGCCCATACCCACAATCAGGCCACTGCAGAGTTCCATGCCGGCTTCCCGGGCTACTTTCAATGTCTGCAGGCGATCTTCATAGGTGTGCGTGGTACAGATTTTTTCGTAATATTCGCGGCTGGTATTCAAATTATGATTGATGCGATTCACACCGGCCTGCTGCAGACGTTTCGCCTGATCTTCATTCAAAAGACCCAGGCAGCAGCAGATTCGCAAATCAAACGAGGATTTGATTTTTTCCACGACAGAAGCGACATGCTCCACTTCTTTATCTGTCGGTCCACGTCCACTGGCGACGATACAGTAGGTTCCCGCTTTCGCTTCATCAGCGGCTTTCGCACCTTCGAGCAGTTTTTCTTCATTGAGCATGCGGTATTTAGGAATATCAGCCTTGGAACCACGAGCCTGTGAACAGTAGCCACAATCTTCCGGGCAGAGACCACTTTTAGCGTTTTTCAGGTAGTAAAGTTGTACCTGTTTTCCAAAATGTTTCTGTCGGATGCGATAGGTGGCAGACAGCAGGTCCAGCAATTCATCATCACTTGAGTTTAGGATTTCCAAGCCTTCTTCACGGGTGATCTGGTAACCGGTTAAAACCTGATCTGCGAGTATTTGCCAGCGTGAAGGAGATGAAGTGACCTGATTGTTCATCAAAGATATCTTTCAGTGCAGAAGGAGCGAGTTTTGCGAAGTAGGCCGGGCGTTCCGGCGAAAATTATGGAATTCGGAGCCTGTATCAGTCAGCACATCATGGACCCTGAATGTCTTCTGAATCCACCGACGCATTGTTGTGGCAGGACAGGATTTCGGGCTGTGTAAGAGTGTGCAGTTGATGTCAGGGTCTTGTAGTGCTCTATGATAGGCGAAATCAGGGAGAGTACAAGTAAGCTGGCTGTCATGGGGAGGGGCTGTTTTGAGGATTTTCTGAATCAGTTTAATAGGATGTTCGAATCCACTTCTGACTGACATCTCCCTGGTCATCCCTCAATGTGAACATTTTTTCTTCGATCGAGTGAATCTCACGTACAAACTCACTTCCCCAGAGTTGTTTGATGTAATCCAGCTTGTTTTCTGGACTCCCGCCGACAGCCCGTAATGTCAAAGTGGCGGCGTTTAATCGCCATTCGATATCGATTGTGACTTTTTTGCCCAGAACCGAACGCCAGATCCCCTGTGGTTCAATTACCATTGTGGCTGTACCGTTTTCATTAATGGTCAGGATCTGCCTGCTGGTACTTTTGGTCTGTTCCCATTTTCCAACGAGACGTGCCAGGAGTTCTTCAGGGGTAAGTTCTGCGGATTTCTGATTGGATTCAGGCTGATGTTGGGTTTCAGCAGGTTTGATTTTGGAAGTCACACGAGCTGGAATCTGATGCAGAACCCGTTTCTGATTGTGAGTCTGAGCTCTGCCTGACTGTCTACGATTTGAATTCGCGGAAGGATACAGGAAGGCAGCTGCAAGTCCAACCAGCGCCAATATCACGATTCCCGTTTTTTTCATCAATTAAGTCCCTGGAACAACAAAACGACCCGATTGCAGCGTAACTATATCTTATTTTCGGCAGCAGGGAACACCAAGATTTCTTTAAAAATGGCAGAACAGGTACTTTAAATACAGTCTGTAGATGCAAAAGGGTTACCGGCCCAGACTTCCATTGGTATTTTTTTTCTTGACCGGTGTATGGAAATGTATATGGCTTTGTCCGATGACGGCAGTTAACTGTGTTTCAAATTCATTACTGCAGGAAACGCGCAGACTACCGGGAGGGTTGAGTACATACCGCAGCTGTGTGCCCGGCTTCTCCTGGTCTACCGAATCGACGACCAGAATGACTTCTGTCTGGCCGGGAAACTGCGTCAATACATCGTGAACATTGACCATATCCTGCCTGGTGTGTACTCCGCGCTTAAAATTGATAGCCAGACGATCGGTAAACTGCTTCCGGGCATCATTCAAGGTGAGCAGCTGATCGACAATAACATTGGGTTCCCTGCCCCGTTTGTCGATTTTCCCTTTGATAATGACCATTGCTTCCATCTTGACCTTCTCGCCCATTGATGCGAACTGTTCGGGCCACATGATACAGCGAACCAGTCCGTGCGGATCTTCGAGGTCAAAGTTCACATAGCGGGTGTTCCCGTTCTTGCTTGGTTTTTTCGTGGCTGCCATTTTGATCGAAGAAACCATGCCTGCCAGAATGACTTCGACCCGGTCATCCATTTCTGCCAGTTCATTGGTCTGATTTTGAGCATATTTGGTAAGCGAGGTTCCCATCTCAGCCAGTGGGTGTGAAGTGAGATAAAAGCCGAAGACTTCTTTTTCGGCGCCCAGTTTTTGTGCGCGCGGCCAGTCTTCTGCTTCCGGCAATGATGCTTCTTCTTCTGCACCGGTTTCTTCGTCAACCGTTTCGTCGCCAAACAGACTCTTCTGACCGCGTGCCCGGTCGCGATGAATATTCAAGGCGGATTGCACTGCACGCTCAACTGTGAGCATTAACTGCGCCTGGTTCCCGCCGAGGCTGTTGAGGGCCCCTGCCTTGATCAGGGTTTCAAGCGTGCTCTTGTTGAGGGTTTTAGGATCGACGCGTTCACACAGGTTGTACAGGCTGGTAAAAGGGCCATTCTCTTCACGCTCTTTAACGACAGCTTCAAGTACCTGTTCGCCAACCCCTTTAATCGCCCCCATGCCAAAGCGGATCTTTTCACCATCTACGCTGAATTCTACTTCGGAGCGATTGATGTCTGGCGGGAGTACTTCGATTTTCATACGGCGACAGTCATCAACGTGTTCGGTGATTCGCTCATGACTTTCCATGCCGCAGGAGAGTAAAGCCGCCATGAATTCTTTGGGGTAATGCGCTTTCAGATATGCGGTCGCGTAGGCGACTCCACCGTAGGCGGTCGAGTGTGATTTATTGAACCCGTAACCAGCGAACTTTTCGATCATTTCGAACAGGTCCGTTGCCAGTTTGACATCCACGCCACTTTTTTTGGCGCCTTCGAGATATTGATCCCTGAAGTCGGCAATGATTTTCAGCTTTTTCTTACTGATCGCTTTAATACAGCGGTACGCTGCAGAAAGTTCGATGCCTCCGACGCGGTTCAGAATCCGCATGACCTGTTCCTGGTAGACCATCACGCCGTAGGTCTCATCCAGAATTTCATCGACAATGGGATGAACTTTGGGAATCGGGATCCGGTTGTTTTTTACATCCACGTACTGCATCACCATCCCCCCTTCCAGAGGGCCCGGTCGGTACAGAGCGGAAGTTGCGATAATATCTTCGAACTTGTCCGGCTTCATTTTGGTCAGCAGATCACGCATCCCGCCACTTTCCAGCTGAAAGATCCCTTTGGTTTCTCCTCGCTGGAGCAGTTCAAAGGTTTCCTGATCATCCAGGGGGAGCTTATGCGGATTGATATCGATGCCCCGATGTTTTTTGACGTTTTGAACGGCTTTGTCCAGAATTGTCAGATTGCGCAGTCCCAGGAAGTCCATCTTGAGCAGTCCCACCGATTCGACGGTGGGACCATCCCATTGTGTAATGATGTCGGTCTTACCGGTAATGGACTGCAGCGGAACAACTTCAGAGAGCGGCAGGTCAGCCACCACGACGCCTGCCGCGTGTGTGCCTGCACTGCGGCATAGTCCTTCCAGCTGCATGGCCAGATCGAGCAGTCGTTTGATCTCCGAATCCTGATCGTAGGCAGATTGCAGATCGGGGCTTTCTTTTAACGCGTCTTTCAGTTTGATCCCCAATGATTCCGGGATCATCTTGGCAATTTCATTGACTCGCGCCAGGGGAACGCCGAGCGCACGTCCTACGTCACGAATCGCCGCTTTGGCTTTCAATGTTCCAAAGGTGCCGATCTGTGCCACGCTTTTTTCACCATACTTCTGCTTGGTGTAATCGATCACCAGCTGGCGTCGATCACGACAGAAGTCGATATCGATATCGGGCGGTTCGGTACGGCTGGGATCCAGAAATCGCTCAAACAGCAGGTCATACTTGAGCGGGCAGACCTGGGACATTCCGAGCAGAAATGCGACGATGGCACCACACGCTGATCCACGAGCCGTACAGGGGATCCCTTCGTTTTCGGCAAACTGCACGAAATCCCAGACGATCAGGAAGTAACTGGAATAACCCATTTGTTCAATCACGCCGAGCTCCAGATCGAGTCGATCCCAGTGCGCCTGCGTCAATTCGTCGCCGTATTTTATGGGCAGACGTTCTTCGCAAAGTTTTCGCAGGTATTGCGTGTCGGTCAAATTATCTGGTGGCTGGAATACCGGGTAGAACTTTTTATCCGACATCTGGATGTCGACGCGTTCTGCAAGTTCCTGGGTTCTGGCGACCGCATCTTCAAGTCCGGGGAATGCATTATACATCTCATCCTGGGTACGTACAAAGAACTGGTCACCGGTCATTTTCATGCGTTTTTCATCGCTGACGACGGCGCGTGTACTCACGCAGAGCAAGACATCCTGCGCTTCGGCATCTTTTTGATCGACATAGTGTGCATCATTGGTCGCGACGAGAGGCAATCCCATGCGGTTGGCCAGATCCACGGTTCCTTCCAGGCACTGCCGCTGTATTTCCAGACCTGCATTCTGGATTTCCATATAGACTCGGTCGCCAAACACTTTTTCATACCAGGCGCATAATTTTTCTGCTTCTTCCCAGTCTTCACCCAGAATGTGGTGTGACAGTTCACCGGCGGCGCAGCCTGTCAGCAGAATCAGGCCTTCACTGTGTGCCTCCAGGATTTCCTTGTCGATACGGGGTTTGTAATAGAAACCTTCCAGGTAGGATGCCGAAGAGAGCTTGATCAGGTTTTCGAACCCCTGCCGGTTCTGTGCCAGCAGTGTCAGGTGAAAACTGGCTTCTTTCATTCGCGAAGCCCCTTTTTCAAAACGGCTCCGGGGGGCGATATAGGCTTCCAGCCCCAGGATGGGATTCACGTCCTGACTGCGGCAATGCTGATAGAAGTCCATCGCACCGTACAGGTTGCCGTGGTCAGTAATCGCGAGCGAATTCATGCCCGCTTCTTTGACTTTACTTACCATTTCGGGGATGCGACTGGCACCATCCAGCATACTGAAGTGAGTGTGACAATGCAGGTGAGCAAAAGGTCTGGGGTCGCTCATATTATTCCGTGCTCCCGTCTTTTATAAATGCCATCCAGGCAAAATACAGCTCTGGCTGTGAGAGATTTGTGATTTCCGGAAGCTGGAGAGGACTCTGCTACAGCATTCCATTCCCTGAGTGTATGGGGATTATCTGGTTTGTCAATCTACCAAAAGATACTTCACTTCTGGTTTTTGATATGTACTTTGATTGATGAAAGTACGCTTGAATTTCACACTGTCGCTGCAAAGTATTACAGAAGAAAGAGGTGAGTTACTACATCGTTCTTTTAAAGCCCGAAGCAGCTTTACTTAGATTTTTTCAACCGATCCAGAGGTTGATATACCAGTTCACTCCATCAGACAGGGGAGGAATCAGGTCACACGCCAACAGGAGCGGCGTGTAGAACGCAGCGAAGAATGGCGAACTCATTGAGTTAAATGAAGCGTACCACTGCCAGAATAAAGGGCCGATGGATAACACATACAAAAGGAGAAAGACAGTGACTTGGATCGTGGAAGTGATAATGTATCGCCGCCATGACCACGGTTTCTGAACAGATTGCCGTTGATGGTCTGATTGATCAGGTGACTGCGTTGGTGAACTTTCCATGGATACTATTCTAACTTTCAGCTATGGGGCAGGTCAATTGCCAGATTCCAGCACTCAGCTGCATTCTCATGGATTTTACGCAGAATTCATAAGCGGAATTGAATTATGGTAATTTATGATGAGTGCGAAACCATTCGATGGTAGCACTCATGGACTGCTGAAAAGTTTTTTGTGGCTGATAATTCAGTTCCTGTTGCGCTTTTTGCGAACTGAAATCCAGGTTCAGTCCCAGAAACTTGATGCGTGCCTGCGACAGGATCGGGGCCTGTTTTTTGCCCAGAAATCTCCAGAGACCTTCCATTACGCGGGCCAGATTTCTGGCGACTGGCAGAGGGACTACTTTCTTAGGTGGAGGATATTCAGCCAGTTCCGCGATGGTGGAAATAAATTCGCGCTTACTGACCAGTGAGACATCTGTGATATTGTATGTCTGGCTCAATGCGTCTTCGTTGAACAGAGCCAGGAATATGGCATCGACCAGATGTTCGACATAGGTATTATTCATCAGCTTTTCGGGGCTGCCCAGGTACGCGAATCGACCGGATTTTAATCTCTCCAGGATACGGGGCAGAACCGTCCGGTCACGGGGACCATAAATGAATCCCGGACGCAGAACGGTATAAGGGATGGAATGCTTCCGGAGCAGTTGTTCGGATTCAATTTTGCTCAGTGTATATCCATCGATGCCGGCAGCGTGGGGCGGCTCTGTTTCGTCAGTGCCATAATGATCGCGGGCTTCGTAGACTCCCAGCGAACTGATGTGAATCAAATGTCTGATCAGGCATTGTTCTTCGAGTGCGGTCAGCAGATTTTCTAAACCTCTGACGTTGGTATTTCGATATTCGTCGACACTTCCCCAGTCACCTACTTTGGCTGCCGTGTGGACGACGATCGTGACACCTGTCAGGGCATCACGCAGTGAGTTTTTATCGGTTAAATCACCCTCAATCAGCTCGGCGTCGAATTCTTTCAGGTACTCTGCCTGATCGAGAGAGCGAACCAGTGCGACTGTTGGTATCCCCGCCTGTCGTGCGCGTTGAATGACATGGCTGCCAACCAGACCTGTTCCCCCTGTCACAAGCAGTTTTTGTTCCGATTGAACGGTCATGTTTTTTTTCCTGATTCAGATTGGGTGTCGTCGCGAATTGAACAATTCAGAATGATTCCGTTTGCAGCCGGGCGATGATCTGTCTGGAACGTGGCCCCTGCCCCTGGAACCGAAATGTGCGAGCCGTTTGCGAGGAGTGCTCGATATTGATTTGCAGGAGATCGCCTGGAAGGACGTCTCTGACTTTGTCGGCCCATTCGATCAGACAGACACCGTTAGAGTACAGCAGGTCATCGGCTCCCAGTTCAAGAAACTCATCGGTATCCCGCAGGCGATAGGTGTCGAAGTGATACAGGG is from Gimesia maris and encodes:
- a CDS encoding tetratricopeptide repeat protein; this translates as MQRVHRFEFELELSAACLKRLFHKKLVNRTLSLFAFLILPLFSQTSLYANEQEVCEQLLNSGQYQTCIKKTEAAILKKTYGSEWPLLKAKAELAVGQYAEAQQTIDAGLKRYSWSLPLRLKAYEIYQLNNEHQAAEEFLNSIHELASRSAWRYTDASSLIALGQASLLKKADPALVLESFYDRAIREYPKQKDAYLASGNLALSKRDFILAQEIFEAAIKIIPEDTDLLFGLAKALQTGNPERSEKLMSQVLSINPHYIPVHLEQIYRCLHSEQYSEAQQRLEVVLDINPHQAEAWSCLAVIAHFEHRPHDETAFYWQALSHHDQNPQVDYQIGKALSEHYRFAEGAAYQRQALQKDSNFIPARIQLAQDELRLGREVSGWEHAMQAHQQDGYDTTIFNLLELKDQLASFKTLEDDTFIVRMETREAEVYGQEVLNLLHEAKQVLCKKYELELNQKITVEIFPNPDDFAVRTFGMPAVSGYLGVCFGKVITANSPASQAEHPTNWQSVLWHEFCHVVTLELTKNKMPRWISEGLSVYEERQKNPHWGETMIPQYRDMILKGETTPISELSSAFLNPKSSLHIQFAYYQSSMVVEYLINEFGFEAIKLILNDLRIGIPVNVAIERRTKTLGELELDFATYMKTEAENFAPSVDWSEQDLTALTSDDTKRFDDWIRKHPHHFQGLMAYARILEEENRTAELETTLKKLVELYPQYAGADNACLRLAALYQKQERFDLELSYLEQHATWNPNALPVFQRLAILYKQQENWESVYQACQAANAVNPLDQETQLLLANACIQLNRDPEAVAAYQAILALEPHNPAETHYQLARLLQDTHKQKAKRHTLIALEQAPRFRAAHQLLLELTANTP
- a CDS encoding DUF1559 domain-containing protein; this encodes MKRCFGTPKRGFTLIELLVVIAIIAILIALLLPAVQQAREAARRSTCKNSLKQIGIAIHNYADTHRVFPLGNVNAASSSTDYNWAWSTFLLPFVDQAPLYNTINPNGGLLMPLANATYGSTANALQTAIPVYRCPSSIVPVVNNLRTDGTSGYGALSYPAVSGHISDLTGTPVNTYQYKGSFYPRSSVRFRDFTDGTSNTILVGERAFQQTGSTITQPSAAIWAGGRYNAAGTTGITSTVGGLEQDTTGVVSQATNINQKTSGSAPHRGFSSQHVGGCHFLLGDGTVRFISENINSADYNSTAGAAAMGTYQKLAIINDGQVLGEF
- a CDS encoding terpene cyclase/mutase family protein; the protein is MNSGRLRASDLSGNPEPGHGTAPTFKIFPSTEAAPFDHPEQLLKGISRSRDYLLSLQHEEGYWVGELEGDSILESEYILLLTFLGKQNSEEAVQAANYLMDIQMPAGGWNMYPEGPIEISASVKAYFALKLTGHSPAEEYMQRARKAILAAGGVEAVNSFTRFYLALLGVIPYSKCPAVPPELMLIPRWMPFNIFEMSAWSRTILVPLSILWEYRPSITLPEEQGITELFTGRPEDYPRTMPKSEALDSLSKKPWFNWHGFFQVVDQGIKLIENLGLKPFRKRAVNRAYQWMTDRFEKSDGLGAIFPPIIWTVIALKCLGQEENSPGIQRALSELKKLQIKEGDRIRLQPCKSPVWDTALSTIALREAGVSNRHLAIRKSVKWLLSQEAREPGDWVNSSKSQAPGGWYFEFNNEFYPDVDDTAMVIMALRRCMPKTLKQDRWLTDFLVTPEWNPYDEDLNTEAIVVGRSESREQAYADLDLLEPMIGAIQRGMHWMLGMQNKDGGWGAFDRDNDRELFTQVPFADHNAMVDPSTADLTARVLEAFADVHLPLSHPACQKALEYVWSQQEDDHCWYGRWGVNYLYGTWQSIVGLTNIGVPADDPRIVRAVGWLKSHQQPSGGWGETADSYADPSLRGQGAATPSQTAWALMGLMAADEIDSAAVRRGVHYLLETQKADGNWDEEPFTGTGFPKVFYLKYHLYRTYFPLMALARFERLRR